The following are from one region of the Paenibacillus sp. KS-LC4 genome:
- a CDS encoding glycosyltransferase has product MTIADILMLIAVICIWSLLLVNVVLIIAGYLFYIQSEGKPVPEIKGDTPFVTIMVPAHNEGKVITKTVESLLALDYPHDRYEIIVINDNSSDNSAVLLAEVQARYAGRNLIIINTDKVTGGKGKSNALNIGFQQSRGELIAIYDADNTPERTALRYLVGEITNDDTLGAVIGKFRTRNRDTNLLTRFINIETLSFQWMAQAGRWKLFKLCTIPGTNFIMWRHIVERIGGWDVKAIAEDTEISFRIYMMGYRIKFQPKSVTWEQEPQTVKVWFKQRTRWAKGNIYVIVKNIPLLFDRSATNIRFDILYFLSIYFLLLTSLVMSDLLLILHALGYVHTTIAGFSSFLWVLAVTLFIVGTYITLTTEKGELRLSNVWIIMLMYVSYCQMWMVVAAYGLYTYLKDLVFKREARWYKTERY; this is encoded by the coding sequence ATGACAATCGCAGACATCCTCATGTTGATTGCCGTTATCTGTATTTGGTCGCTGTTGCTCGTCAATGTGGTGCTGATTATCGCGGGCTATTTATTTTATATCCAGAGCGAGGGGAAGCCTGTACCGGAAATCAAAGGGGACACCCCATTCGTTACGATTATGGTTCCAGCACACAATGAAGGTAAGGTTATTACGAAAACGGTAGAATCGCTGCTCGCACTCGATTATCCGCATGACCGCTACGAAATTATCGTCATTAACGATAATTCCTCGGATAACAGCGCGGTGCTGCTTGCCGAGGTGCAGGCCAGATACGCGGGGCGCAATTTAATTATTATTAACACCGATAAGGTGACGGGCGGCAAGGGCAAGTCGAATGCGCTCAACATTGGCTTCCAGCAGAGCCGCGGCGAGCTGATTGCGATTTATGATGCGGACAACACGCCGGAGCGCACGGCGCTTCGCTACCTGGTCGGCGAAATTACGAATGATGATACGCTCGGAGCGGTCATCGGCAAGTTCCGTACGCGCAATCGCGATACGAATCTGCTCACCCGCTTTATTAACATTGAAACGCTGTCCTTCCAGTGGATGGCGCAGGCGGGCAGATGGAAGCTGTTCAAGCTTTGCACGATACCCGGCACGAACTTCATTATGTGGCGTCATATCGTCGAGCGGATTGGCGGCTGGGATGTGAAGGCGATTGCCGAGGACACCGAGATCAGCTTCCGCATTTATATGATGGGCTACCGAATTAAGTTTCAGCCGAAGTCCGTCACATGGGAGCAGGAGCCGCAAACGGTCAAGGTATGGTTCAAGCAGCGAACGCGCTGGGCGAAGGGCAATATTTATGTCATTGTGAAAAATATCCCCTTGCTGTTTGACCGCTCGGCAACGAATATCCGCTTTGATATTTTATATTTCCTATCCATCTACTTTCTCCTGCTTACGTCGCTCGTTATGTCGGATCTGCTGCTCATTCTTCATGCTTTAGGTTATGTACATACGACAATTGCTGGATTCAGCTCCTTCCTATGGGTGCTGGCAGTTACGCTGTTTATAGTAGGCACTTATATTACGCTAACAACGGAAAAAGGCGAGCTAAGGCTGTCCAATGTATGGATTATTATGCTGATGTACGTATCTTATTGCCAAATGTGGATGGTTGTTGCGGCCTACGGCTTATATACCTACCTTAAGGATTTAGTGTTTAAGCGTGAAGCAAGATGGTACAAAACCGAACGTTATTAA